Below is a window of Tolypothrix bouteillei VB521301 DNA.
AGGACGAACATTAAGGCGTAATTTGCCTCTAATCATCCGCGAAATATCTAACAAATCTTCTATCAGTTGTGTTTGCGCTTTGGCATTGCGCTCAATAGTCTCTAATGCTTTTGATACTTTGGTTTCATCAAGTTGGCGTCGAGAACGCAACAACTGCGTCCAACCAAGAATTGCATTGAGGGGCGATCGCAATTCGTGAGATAGAATTGCCAAAAATTCATCTTTCATGCGATTTGCTTCTTTGAGTTGCTCTGTTTGCTGTTGCAAAGAAGCTATGAGCTTTGCACGTTCCATTGCAATAGCAATTTGATCGCAAACTGCTTGCATCATCCCCATTTCATTTTGGGTAAATTTCACCCGAGTAAGACTGCCAAAAGCAAGAGTTCCTAAAAGCTGTCCCTGAGCTATGAGAGGATAACTGTAATATGCCGTAATTCCAATAGAGCGGAGAAATTCTGTTTTTGTGTCAGTTAATTGCTGTACGTTTTCTAAGGCTATTGGTTGGCGTTGTTGCGATACCGTTCCACTCACTCCTTGACCAAATTCCAGCCACTCAATTTCTTTGACTTGTTCTTCAGAAACCCCTGTATAAGATGCTAGCTGTAAAATCTGTTTATCCTCATAAACTAAATAATTAAAATACGTATCCAAGCGAATTTGTTGTGCAAGTTTTTTAAACAAACTATCAATAAGTGCTACAGGTTGTTGGCTTGAGAGTAAATCGCTGGCTGTACCAAACAATAGCTGAAGTCTCTTGTAACCCAGCGACAGTGCTTTTTCCACCTGTTTTAAGTTAGTAATTTCTTGAAACACCAAAACACAGGTTGCAGGATAACCGTGCATAGCTGGTAAAGTATCGGCAAATATCAGTAGCGAGCGAATCCCTACTGGTGTATGCCAATCCAATTCAAATCCTTCAATACGTTCGCCGCGAGCCACTCTCACCCCAGGTGCTTCCTCTAGTGGAATGGGATTTCCCGCAGCATCAGTGGCATAATAGTATGTTTTGTAATCTTCCTGCGATTCTGCTTTGGGAAATTTGCCTCCAGCCACTTTATCAGCCGCAACGTTTGCAAAAGTCACTTTTGCAGTTCCCGGTTCTATCAACAGCATTGGCATTGGCATAAGATTGAGCAAATCTTCCAGCCATTTTTGTTGGTTGCGGAGCGTTTCTTCTACCTGTTTGCGTTCTGTAATATCATTTGTAAAAGCCAGAATTTGTTCGATGTTTCCCTTTTTATCTAATAGCGGTAAATATTTTATTTCTGTCGTAAATTCTCCGTAATCAGGTAAGTTCATTACGACTTCTATTTTTTGTAACGTTTTTGTTTCCTGCGCTTGAATCAAAGTGGAAAGGTAAGGTTTTGTCACGTCTGGTGGAAAGAGTTCCTCGTCTGTTCTACCAATTATTTCTTCTTTTGGCTTCTTAATACGCTGTAATGCTGCGGCATTAACAAACTCTAATTGCCGTTTACCATTGTAGATAGCAAAAACATCTGGGATATTATCTAGTGCTAATCGAAACCGTTCTTCACTTTGCCGTAATGCTTGCTCTACCTGCTTGCGAACGCTTAAATCTAGAATAAATGCAACGGATTCTTCTCGATTTTCTCCAACTAAGGTATAACCAACCAAAACTGGTATGCGGCTCCCATCTGTACGAATATATTCTTTTTCGTAAGGTGTACAAGCTCCTTTGGAGATCGCTTCAGAAATCCGTTCTGCATCTAAAGGTAAATATTCTGGCGGAGTAATATCAGTCCATTTAATTTTGTCTGCTTGTAAATCTTCTCTTGTATAGCCAATCATCCGCAAAAATTCGTCGTTAGCGTTGCGGACGCGACCGTGAATATCGCCAAAGAGAATGCCAATAACGTTAGAATCTACAAAGCTACTGAGTTTTTCTTCATTGACCTTCAGAGCTTGTTGGACGCGATCGCGTTGCTTCCCCAATTTTTCTAAAGCCGCTGCACTTTCCCATATCAATACACAAAAGCTGACAATTAGGACAACCACAAGCAAGGATACCGCCAATTCTGGTTCATACCACCTTGCTCTCAACCCTTGTAAAGCGATCCATCCCAGGACTAAAGGGACTGCGATCGCCGCTAACAGTAATCGACGTGCTAGCACACCACTATAGGTATCGCTAGTTATTAACCGCATCAACCCTTCATTGGGATGAACGGCTAAAATCCCAACGCAAAGCACTGTAACTATCAGTGCAGTATTCAGTGCCATTCCCTCATCTTGGGATGGAAAACTGTATAATATACTGACTCCGTAAGCATACCCAATAATAACCTGTAGGGATATTAAAGCAGCGATAAGGCTAAAGACTTGGGCATACCAATAGTTGCGACGGGTTTTGGGTTGATTCACCAGTTCCAAAGCCCTGCCAAGAACTATAAAGTTTAGTGCTGTATTTATGCCCATCCCTTCCCAATGGATTACCCCCAAACCATTTAGGAAGTCGCTATGCAGCAGTGCATCCACTCTCAAATCCCAGTGGAATACGTAGTGACTGACTCTCAACAAACCAATTGTTAGAACTACGATCGCACAGACTTTACTAATGACAGTCAGAGCAATTGTCTCTTTTTTGTCTCTTTCTTCTTTTAAGGACAGCCATAGAGATATACCAGATAAAAAGAAGCAAACTGCTGTATCAACCTCCATACTTCCCGTACCGAAAGAGAGGAACGATGTCAGCCACTTTTGATTCAACCACCAGCCAATAAATACCAATAAACCAAAGCTAGCAGCGATCGCACTTGCAGCCCGTGCAACCACTGAATGTGAAGAGAGTTGGTGTGAACTTTGTTGGTGCAAGCGACTTACTCTTAACATTTAAGGCTTTATTACCGCTATAGTCTGATACGGTAATTCAAGCGTTTTTTAAATATAAATCCATTTTTATTCTATATTCCCTGACATTTCCTTTTATTTACATCTATCTTTTTACAGATTGTTTTTTCGGCTTTTTTATGTATTAAAAGCCGAACTTTCAGAGCAAAAGGCAGAAGGTCGTTGAAGATCTAACTGTTAGCGACAGTAAGCATAGCAATTTAGTTCCAATACAAACGACTTCTACCCTTTACGCTGCTTTTTGCAACTCTTCAAGTCGAGCGAAAACTTCTTTACTATGGGTAGCAGGATTCACTTTCACAAAAGTCTCGCGCAAGACACCATTTGGATCGATGATAAAACTGTGGCGTACTGACACAAAGCTCATCCAGGAACCGTAGGCTTTGCTAACTGCACCAGTGGTATCAGCCAACAAGGGGAATTTTAAACCTTCTGAATCACAAAATTCAGCATGAGAATTGACATCATCAGCGCTTACACCAACAATCTGAGCGTTTTTTTGGAGATACTTTGGCAAGTCTTGCTGAAAGCGACGGGCTTCTATAGTACAGCCAGGAGTAAAATCTTTGGGATAGAAGTAAAGTACCACCCACTTACCACGTAGCTCGGCGAGAGAAAGTTTGCCATCACCAGTATTGGTTGGCAGTGTAAAATCAGGTGCCGGTTGATTAATGACTGGAAGTTTGCCACCAAGGGCATTAGCAACTGGGGCAAAATTCAACCAACTGATGATAGCAAAACAGCTAGCAAATAATATGTTCAAAAAAGTGCGGCGAGAAATCATAATGATTTATACCAGAAACACAACTTAATATAAGTTTACAATTTCTGGTCGCCATTCTGAGAGTCTCAAGATTCCGAAGCAGTCTCTACAGGTTCAATGTACTGACTATCAAGGAGAAAAGCGCCCCTTGCAAAGCGAACACCCCAGTATCCACCAGGACGACGGTCAATAACTATACCTTCTTCCCCAATGCGAATAACATCAGGAGGGCGCAGCATGGGCATGGGTTCGGCAGTTTTTACGTAAGGTGGTAGTGATACAATGCGTACTTTACTACCTACAGCAAATTCTTTGGACATAATGTTGAGTTAATTGCTAATGGCTAATTGCTAATGGCTAATTGCTAATTGTCCACTAATTATTAACTATTAGCCTAACTATTAGCCATTAGCCCTCCCTTGTATCTCAGTAGCGAAAATGCTATGTGCAAGGCACACGCTAAGCGCAAAGCGCACGCTCCGCGATGCCGAAGGCTATGCCCGCAGGGCTATACGCCCTCCCTTGTTCGCCAGTTGCCAGGGTGCGGGAAACCCGCCTGTAGCACTGGACTCACCATTAGCCATTAGCCATTAGCTATTAGCCATTAGCCATATTATGGTGCTTGCCAAATTTTTTGATGGTACTTTTCTATATCTGCATAAGGATCTTCGGGTGGATGGGTATGGTCGTCAGTGTGATGGTGGTGATGGTGGTCATGAGTGTGGGAATGCTCGTGTTTGTTATTTGCTAAAGCAGATAGACGGAATTTACACATCTCACAATTCATTTGTACTTGTTCTAGTTGAGTTTCAATTTCTCTTTCTCTCAGTACGGACAGGAGAACTGGATGTAATCCCATCTCTGGTAGACAAGTTATGGAAATATCTGGATGTTGCTCTTGCTGTTGAGCGGTGATATTAAATATCTTTTTTACTAATGCCCCTGTAAATAGGAAGTATGGCAAAACGATAATGCGTTTGGGCTGATAAAGCCGTGCGCGGGAAAATCCTTCTTCTAACCTGGGGTGGGTAATGCCAATAAAGCAGGTTTCTACGGTGGAGTAACCGCTTCCTTCCCAAAGAATGCGAGCGAGTTTGCATACGTCTCCATTAGCGTCGGGATCGCTCGAACCACGTCCAACAAATAAGAGAACGGTATCAGAACGCGATATTTGTTCGGGGTTGTGTTCGGGTTTGTCAAGTTCAGCTAGACGCGATCGCCACAGATCTACAATTACAGGAGTAATGCCAAAATGACGCCCGTAGTGAAACTTTAACTGTGGATGTCGGGATTTAGCACGATCGAGTTCATTTGTGACATCAAATTTATTATGGCGTGCAGCAAATAACAGTATGGGCAATACCGTCAGTTCAGTGTAACCTTGTGCCACACATTGGTCTATACCTTGCTGAATGGAAGGAACAGTCAGTTCCAAAAAGCAAGGCAAAACTGGACGTGATGTATCTAAAGCTTGGTAAAGAGTCGCAAAATCTAATAAAGCTTGTCTTCCTTCTTCATCCCTAGTACCGTGTCCAACCATTAACAAAGGACGTTGTATTGGTAGGGGTAACAGTTTTAGACTTTGAGCAGTTGAAGATTCTGAATAAAAGTGATTTGGAGTATTGGTGGTCAGCATCCAGTTATAAGGCTCCCTTCCCGTGCTACGCAGGAAATAGAGTGAGCAGGTAATAAATAGGCGTTCTGGCTAACGCAATTTTGGATTTTAGATGGCAATAATCTAAAATCTAAAATTCGTTTACAGCTGCGGCACAGCCCCGGACTTGCACCGGAGTTTCCCTATTCTGTTACAGTTCACGTTTGCTTTGCTATCTTAGCCGATCTAACTGAGTAACAAAATACGGGGGGAGGGGAGAGAATAAATATTGACGTACACGCCAAAGGCAAATATTAAAAATGCGAGTAAAATTTTAATCGCTTATGGAATAAATACGTATCACATATTATGTCTAATTTAACTCTACCGTTCGCTTCTGTCTACGGACCTGTAAAATCTTGGCGGTTTGGGCGATCGCTTGGCATCGATCCTATTGGTTGTATCTCAACTTGTTCTTTCAATTGTGCTTACTGTCAACTCGGGGAGATCGAAGTTCGCACCATCAAGCGTCAAATATTTGTTCCTACAGAGCAAATTGTTCGGGACTTACAAGCTTTTAAACCTTGGGAATTTGATGTTGTGACTTTAAGCGGGAGTGGCGAACCGACTCTAGCACTAAATTTAGAAGAAATTCTTACCGCTGTTAAAGAGATAACGCAACGACCTACAGTTGTGTTAACAAATAGCACTTTGCTCAACAGTTCAGAAGTGCGATCGGCTCTTACCCTAGCAGATACGGTTGCAGCTAAGTTAGATGCTATTTTATTAGAGCAATTGCAAAGGGTTAATCGCCATGTAGAGGGTGTAGATCTATCGTCTATTTTAGCTGGGCTGGAAAAATTTCACCAAGAGTACCAAGGAAGCCTAACTATCCAAACTACGATCTTATTTCCTTGGTCTTTGGAAGAACGCCTTGCTTACATTGATTTAGTACAGCACTTAGAGCCAGATGAAATTCAACTGAATACTCCTACACGTCCTCGACCATTAGTTCATCAATTAGAAGCACGAGGTAATGATACCGAATCTCTTCCTTATTCAACAAGAACTCTCAAACAAGTGAGTGCAACTTTTTTACAAACATTTGC
It encodes the following:
- a CDS encoding ATP-binding protein, which translates into the protein MLRVSRLHQQSSHQLSSHSVVARAASAIAASFGLLVFIGWWLNQKWLTSFLSFGTGSMEVDTAVCFFLSGISLWLSLKEERDKKETIALTVISKVCAIVVLTIGLLRVSHYVFHWDLRVDALLHSDFLNGLGVIHWEGMGINTALNFIVLGRALELVNQPKTRRNYWYAQVFSLIAALISLQVIIGYAYGVSILYSFPSQDEGMALNTALIVTVLCVGILAVHPNEGLMRLITSDTYSGVLARRLLLAAIAVPLVLGWIALQGLRARWYEPELAVSLLVVVLIVSFCVLIWESAAALEKLGKQRDRVQQALKVNEEKLSSFVDSNVIGILFGDIHGRVRNANDEFLRMIGYTREDLQADKIKWTDITPPEYLPLDAERISEAISKGACTPYEKEYIRTDGSRIPVLVGYTLVGENREESVAFILDLSVRKQVEQALRQSEERFRLALDNIPDVFAIYNGKRQLEFVNAAALQRIKKPKEEIIGRTDEELFPPDVTKPYLSTLIQAQETKTLQKIEVVMNLPDYGEFTTEIKYLPLLDKKGNIEQILAFTNDITERKQVEETLRNQQKWLEDLLNLMPMPMLLIEPGTAKVTFANVAADKVAGGKFPKAESQEDYKTYYYATDAAGNPIPLEEAPGVRVARGERIEGFELDWHTPVGIRSLLIFADTLPAMHGYPATCVLVFQEITNLKQVEKALSLGYKRLQLLFGTASDLLSSQQPVALIDSLFKKLAQQIRLDTYFNYLVYEDKQILQLASYTGVSEEQVKEIEWLEFGQGVSGTVSQQRQPIALENVQQLTDTKTEFLRSIGITAYYSYPLIAQGQLLGTLAFGSLTRVKFTQNEMGMMQAVCDQIAIAMERAKLIASLQQQTEQLKEANRMKDEFLAILSHELRSPLNAILGWTQLLRSRRQLDETKVSKALETIERNAKAQTQLIEDLLDISRMIRGKLRLNVRPCNLVSIIETALETVRLAAETKEIDLKFYVLGETGQETGDREENTQKFRNQASCLNMKGASYNDIRNPSLTSLSPALSSQFTVIGDSERLQQIIWNLLSNAIKFTSQGGHVEVRLSVVKHKESLRDLNSQFPLSYVQIQVSDTGIGICPDFLPYVFDRFRQADSSTTRSFGGLGLGLAIVSHLVELHGGIVSVESPGKGQGTTFTVKLPLLGKKDEEDREIRGQADRETRGTFTATPSLLGIRVLVVDDETDTRDFLSIVLQQCQAEVKAVGCVREALEVIAQWRPDVLVSDIGMPNEDGYTLIREVRSLERTGKIPLSEQGAKIPAAALTAYARTEDRLRALQEGFQIHLPKPVEPAELVTVVASLAGRT
- a CDS encoding peroxiredoxin, which translates into the protein MISRRTFLNILFASCFAIISWLNFAPVANALGGKLPVINQPAPDFTLPTNTGDGKLSLAELRGKWVVLYFYPKDFTPGCTIEARRFQQDLPKYLQKNAQIVGVSADDVNSHAEFCDSEGLKFPLLADTTGAVSKAYGSWMSFVSVRHSFIIDPNGVLRETFVKVNPATHSKEVFARLEELQKAA
- the sipA gene encoding regulatory protein SipA is translated as MSKEFAVGSKVRIVSLPPYVKTAEPMPMLRPPDVIRIGEEGIVIDRRPGGYWGVRFARGAFLLDSQYIEPVETASES
- a CDS encoding sirohydrochlorin chelatase — encoded protein: MLTTNTPNHFYSESSTAQSLKLLPLPIQRPLLMVGHGTRDEEGRQALLDFATLYQALDTSRPVLPCFLELTVPSIQQGIDQCVAQGYTELTVLPILLFAARHNKFDVTNELDRAKSRHPQLKFHYGRHFGITPVIVDLWRSRLAELDKPEHNPEQISRSDTVLLFVGRGSSDPDANGDVCKLARILWEGSGYSTVETCFIGITHPRLEEGFSRARLYQPKRIIVLPYFLFTGALVKKIFNITAQQQEQHPDISITCLPEMGLHPVLLSVLREREIETQLEQVQMNCEMCKFRLSALANNKHEHSHTHDHHHHHHTDDHTHPPEDPYADIEKYHQKIWQAP
- a CDS encoding radical SAM protein — protein: MSNLTLPFASVYGPVKSWRFGRSLGIDPIGCISTCSFNCAYCQLGEIEVRTIKRQIFVPTEQIVRDLQAFKPWEFDVVTLSGSGEPTLALNLEEILTAVKEITQRPTVVLTNSTLLNSSEVRSALTLADTVAAKLDAILLEQLQRVNRHVEGVDLSSILAGLEKFHQEYQGSLTIQTTILFPWSLEERLAYIDLVQHLEPDEIQLNTPTRPRPLVHQLEARGNDTESLPYSTRTLKQVSATFLQTFAVQIEEATEIPVRVTPVAPL